In a genomic window of Kwoniella mangroviensis CBS 8507 chromosome 2, whole genome shotgun sequence:
- a CDS encoding histone H3 yields MARTKQTARKSTGGKAPRKQLATKAARKQAPSQVSGGVKKPHRYRPGTVALREIRRYQKSTELLIRKLPFQRLVREIAQDFKTDLRFQSSAIGALQEASEAYLVSLFEDTNLAAIHAKRVTIQPKDLQLARRLRGERS; encoded by the exons ATGG CTCGAACCAAA CAAACCGCTAGAAAATCCACCGGTGGTAAAGCTCCCCGAAAACAAC TTGCCACCAAGGCCGCTAGAAAGCAAGCCCCTTCTCAAGTCTCCGGAGGAGTCAAGAAACCTCACAGATACAGACCTGGTACCGTCGCTCTTAGAGAAATCAGAAGATACCAAAA GTCTACTGAACTCTTGATTAGAAAACTTCCTTTCCAAAGACTGGTTAGAGAGATTGCTCAAGATTTCAAGACTGATC TTCGATTCCAATCTTCCGCTATCGGTGCTCTTCAAGAAGCTTCTGAGGCTTATCTCGTCTCCCTCTTCGAAGACA CTAACCTTGCTGCCATCCACGCCAAGCGAGTAACCATCCAACCCAAGGATCTTCAACTCGCCCGAAGACTCCGAGGAGAGAGATCTTAA
- a CDS encoding serine/threonine-protein phosphatase 2B catalytic subunit A1, giving the protein MTSPATQTANAMAAITNRSNVVIPEIDFTQHQLENGDVVSTTERVVKDVQAPAMYLPTEEQFFSKTDKSKPDIAFLKNHFYREGRLTEEQALYILEKGGEILRNEPNLLEVDAPITVCGDIHGQYYDLMKLFEVGGNPAETRYLFLGDYVDRGYFSIECVLYLWSLKMWYPDTLFLLRGNHECRHLTDYFTFKLECKHKYSETVYNACMESFCNLPLAAIMNKQFLCIHGGLSPELHTLDDLRAINRFREPPTSGLMCDILWADPLEDFGSEKTNDTFVHNHVRGCSYFFTYNAACQFLERNNLLSIIRAHEAQDAGYRMYRKTKTTGFPSVMTIFSAPNYLDVYSNKAAVLKYESNVMNIRQFNCTPHPYWLPNFMDVFTWSLPFVGEKITDMLIAILNCCTKEELEEEEEETPMAITPETPEVEDVSAERRQIIKNKILAVGRMSRVFALLREESERVSELKSISGSNALPAGMLASGAEGIKEAIQGFEDARKSDIENERLPPDIIDPDEENPASPSGTTPHTPDEPSSPILDTHGVTPGTPSPMSPQSPGTPGTPSSPGTGIVGGMTWRRGHSRQTSLGTTKTSPSNRRRSLENTMHLIRDVVDGKDANGDGQLERLAEVIASPTTPSRG; this is encoded by the exons ATGACCTCCCCAGCAACTCAGACTGCCAATGCCATGGCGGCCATCACCAATCGATCCAACGTGGTGATACCGGAGATCGATTTCACTCAGCATCAGCTGGAGAATGGAGATGTGGTCAGTACGACAGAGAGAGTCGTCAAAGAT GTGCAAGCCCCAGCAATGTATTTGCCTACAGAAGAACAGTTCTTTTCGAAAACAGATAAGAGTAAACCAGATATCGCATTTTTGAAGAACCATTTTTACAGGGAGGGAAGATTGACAGAAGAACAGGCTTTGTATATTCTTGAGAA AGGTGGAGAAATTTTGAGGAATGAACCTAACTTATTGGAGGTCGATGCCCCTATTACTG TCTGTGGTGATATCCATGGTCAATAT TACGATCTCATGAAGTTGTTCGAAGTTGGGGGTAATCCCGCTGAGACACGTTATCTATTCTTGGGTGATTATGTGGATCGAGGGTACTTTTCCATCGAA TGTGTGCTCTATCTGTGGTCGCTGAAGATGTGGTACCCCGAtactctcttccttcttcgaGGTAATCACGAGTGTAGACATTTGACAGATtacttcaccttcaaactCGAAT GCAAACACAAATACTCGGAAACAGTCTATAACGCGTGTATGGAAAGCTTCTGCAACCTACCTCTGGCAGCTATCATGAACAAGCAGTTCCTTTGTATTCACGGTGGCCTGTCACCTGAATTACACACTCTGGATGATTTGAGAGCT ATCAACCGATTCAGAGAACCACCTACTTCAGGATTGATGTGTGATATCTTATGGGCAGATCCATTGGAAGATTTCGGTTCGGAAAAGACAAACGACACTTTCGTGCATAATCACGTTAGAGGATGTAGTTATTTCTTCAC GTATAACGCAGCTTGTCAATTCTTAGAGAGGAATAATCTTTTGTCTATCATTCGTGCTCATGAAGCTCAAGACGCGGG ATATCGAATGTATCGAAAGACAAAGACCACTGGTTTCCCATCTGTCATGACTATCTTCTCTGCTCCAAACTATCTCGATGTCTACTCTAATAAAGCTGCGGTATTGAAGTATGAGTCTAATGTGATGAA CATCCGACAATTCAACTGCACACCTCATCCATATTGGTTACCAAACTTTATGGACGTATTCACATGGAGTTTGCCATTCGTTGGAGAAAAGA TCACCGATATGCTCATCGCCATTCTAAACTGTTGCACCAaggaggaattggaagaagaggaagaggagactCCCATGGCTATCACTCCAGAAACACCCGAAG TCGAAGATGTCTCGGCGGAACGACGACAAAttatcaagaacaagatttTGGCTGTCGGACGAATGTCTCGAGTGTTTGCCTTGCTACG GGAGGAATCAGAAAGGGTATCTGAACTCAAGTCCATCTCTGGCTCCAACGCTCTACCTGCTGGTATGCTTGCTTCTGGAGCTGAGGGTATCAAGGAAGCCATTCAAGGATTTGAGGATGC CCGAAAGAGTGATATTGAAAACGAGAGATTACCACCTGATATCattgatccagatgaagaGAACCCCGCTTCGCCATCTGGTACAACCCCTCACACACCCGATGAGCCTTCTTCACCAATATTAGATACTCACGGTGTCACTCCCGGCACACCATCCCCCATGTCCCCTCAATCACCCGGCACCCCCGGTACACCCTCATCACCTGGTACTGGTATTGTCGGAGGAATGACTTGGCGAAGGGGACATTCCCGACAGACTTCCTTGGGAACGACCAAGACTTCGCCATCTAATAGACGAAGATCACTTGAGAATACCATGCACCTCATCAGGGACGTGGTTGATGGCAAGGATGCGAATGGTGATGGACAGTTGGAGAGATTGGCGGAAGTTATTGCTAGTCCTACCACGCCTAGTAGAGGTTAG
- a CDS encoding phosphatidylserine decarboxylase — protein MPNTEEALAIANTNTNTKPPPDSQSGKAPPRLKRLASKPLKMAASTFRSSRAPSPGPSDTTTTLVSSDSLSSDTKSGRFSRRKSSKHQHQPISQGMTAAQIASAARGPRKPLEGEEPAVYLRVRVVSAKGLVAKDRGGTSDPFLTLLMPPTSRHSTKVIKKSLEPTFPPETSTFDFPIYLSLTGVIGGRGIECVLWDKDLMRKEYMGELTIPVDKWFPEGEIHLWRDNLPLLTQKLLSTRRKHTVSGSVSFQIGFLPPKDATDSEDALKRVRRVYGSLVEQASVGRNSIGVLGVPAHKGIGTVKMRQEPIKPSSLARPTSMVASAVSGIVSSMKGGHKTVPVAGQPTSAEMDEIEDDDDDDDDIDSLSDDGMSSSSSSDEFEDALDEEEETETPMPMPVNESPSMVENVIAGVSQQTSGLPESKTTNKTQKRESSGNSGLLVPGPKPGSLSGAGTGSGSQGDYFASAPMIKGGSGDSNVSTPGVVTPGGTKMRRPLFKRGKSRTESSSQVQQTVQKKKSKRGFNFDANQGKEVLGIVILEIKGAEDLPKLKNALKFSFDMDPFVVISFGKKVFRTRVIRHSLNPTWDEKLLFHVRRHESAYTMQFAVLDWDKVSGNDMVGTCTLPLSELIADAPKPDPETGLYDKEVDGKHEMRIFTLNLSTEKDMPWEARHSPKLTVRAKYEPYDALRQRFWRQYITQYDVDDSGCMSYTELTAMLDSLGSTLTRRTLEGYFSSCGKSADKDELTMEEVIHCLEKEVTKSRSEKEKVSGDELATSGTSGLGGATPAISAQPASEGLEMTGPDGNVAASAGVDPGELAEHIERSRPKNQDGAEKDGDDVAGNIQPISDRREPNVPAVKVDRTATLDGETIPLNRGINIGEETDGEVTTPGSSYSENDDDNENETPIDDRERIINIKTCPLCHRPRLGKKSEQDIVTHLAVCASADWSRVDRIVTANYVTSSQAQRKFLSKIVNKVAIGSYALGANSANILVQDRRTGQLQEEKMAVYVRLGIRVLYKGAKGQMHSVRARKLLKSLSVKQGLKYDSPSSAVDIPGFIAFHNLDTEEILDPLDSFKNFNEFFYRKLKPAARPVEEPENDGRLVSCADCRMMAFETVHEATQIWIKGREFTVGRLLGPNYKDVAGRYEGGGLAIFRLAPQDYHRFHSPVKGKIGKMTMIDGEYYTVNPQAIRTTLDVYGENVRKIVPIQSEEFGMIMTVWVGAMMVGSILTTVEEGQEVNRADELGYFAFGGSTIVCLFEKGAMKWDEDLLQNGRASIETLVRMGMGIGRSTKKSNGGSLSSSVSGVSTPAEKM, from the exons ATGCCCAACacagaagaagctttggcgatagccaataccaataccaataccaaacCCCCTCCTGACTCTCAATCAGGTAAAGCACCACCTCGACTGAAGCGACTGGCGTCCAAACCACTCAAGATGGCAGCTTCCACCTTCAGATCCTCCAGAGCTCCTTCTCCAGGTCCATCAGACACCACTACCACCCTCGTATCGTCAGATTCACTATCGAGCGATACAAAATCCGGTAGGTTTAGTAgaagaaaatcatcaaagcatcaacatcaacctaTATCACAAGGTATGACAGCCGCACAGATCGCTTCTGCTGCTCGAGGACCCCGAAAACCTCTGGAAGGCGAAGAACCCGCTGTATACCTCAGAGTTAGAGTGGTCAGTGCTAAGGGATTAGTAGCTAAGGATAGAGGTGGGACTTCTGATCC ATTCCTTACTTTGCTCATGCCGCCTACTTCTCGACATTCAACCAAAGTAATTAAGAAGTCTCTTGAACCTACTTTCCCACCTGAGACAAGTACTTTTGATTTCCCCATTTACCTCAGTCTGACAGGCGtgattggtggaagaggtataGAATGTGTATTGTGGGATAAG GACCTGATGCGTAAAGAATATATGGGCGAGTTGACGATACCCGTCGATAAGTGGTTCCCTGAAGGTGAAATACATCTTTGGCGAGACAATCTTCCT CTTCTCACGCAGAAACTTTTGTCGACCCGTCGAAAGCATACCGTCAGTGGCTCGGTATCCTTCCAGATTGGATTTCTCCCTCCGAAAGATGCTACCGACTCTGAAGATGCCCTTAAGAGGGTTAGAAGGGTATATGGTTCCCTTGTCGAACAAGCCAGTGTGGGTAGAAACTCGATTGGCGTTCTGGGAGTACCGGCG CACAAGGGTATAGGTACCGTCAAGATGAGACAGGAACctatcaaaccttcttcacttgctCGACCCACCTCTATGGTCGCATCTGCCGTTTCAGGCATTGTATCATCCATGAAAGGAGGTCATAAGACCGTACCCGTCGCTGGTCAACCTACCTCCGCCGAGATGGACgaaattgaggatgatgacgatgatgatgatgacattgatTCACTCTCCGACGATGGAATGTCCagttcatcctcttctgacgaatttgaagatgccctagacgaagaagaagagaccgAAACCCCTATGCCGATGCCAGTCAATGAATCTCCATCGATGGTTGAGAATGTGATTGCTGGAGTTAGCCAACAGACTTCCGGATTACCTGAGTCGAAAACAACCAACAAAACTCAGAAAAGAGAAAGTAGTGGTAACAGTGGATTGTTAGTACCTGGACCTAAACCCGGATCACTGTCCGGAGCCGGTACAGGATCAGGTTCACAAGGTGATTATTTCGCTTCTGCCCCTATGATCAAAGGTGGTTCGGGCGATTCAAACGTTAGTACACCTGGGGTGGTCACACCTGGAGGAACCAAGATGAGAAGACCGTTATTCAAAAGAGGTAAATCAAGAACCGAATCTTCAAGTCAAGTTCAACAGACAgttcagaagaagaaatcgaagagGGGATTTAATTTCGACGCGAATCAAGGTAAAGAAGTGTTGGGTATTGTCATCTTGGAGATTAAAGGTGCAGAAGACTTACCAAAACTTAAGAATG CTCTGAAATTCTCTTTTGATATGGATCCATTCGTGGTGATTTCATTTGGAAAGAAAGTTTTCAGAACAAGAGTGATTAGACATTCTCTCAATCCGACTTGGGACGAGAAGCTACTTTTCCACGTGAGAAGACATGAAAGTGCATATACCATGCAATTTGCTGTGCTCGATTGGgataag GTGTCTGGAAATGACATGGTCGGTACATGCACTTTACCACTGAGCGAACTCATTGCCGATGCTCCTAAACCGGATCCGGAGACTGGCCTTTACGACAAGGAAGTTGACGGGAAACATGAGATGAGGATATTTACA CTCAACCTATCAACCGAGAAAGATATGCCCTGGGAAGCTCGACATTCTCCGAAACTTACTGTCCGAGCGAAATACGAACCATATGATGCTCTTCGACAACGATTTTGGCGGCAGTACATCACTCAATACGATGTCGATGATTCAGGTTGTATGTCTTACACCGAACTCACTGCGATGCTCGATTCGCTCGGTTCGACACTTACTCGACGTACTCTTGAAGGATATTTCTCAAGCTGTGGTAAATCCgctgataaagatgaattgactATGGAAGAGGTCATCCACTGCTTGGAAAAAGAGGTTACCAAGTCTCGatctgagaaagagaaggtttCTGGAGACGAACTTGCCACGAGTGGCACGAGTGGTCTGGGAGGTGCTACACCTGCAATATCCGCTCAGCCTGCTTCAGAAGGGCTGGAGATGACCGGACCAGACGGCAATGTCGCTGCTTCGGCTGGAGTAGATCCTGGCGAATTGGCTGAACATATCGAACGAAGTCGACCCAAGAACCAGGACGGTGCAGAaaaagatggtgatgatgttgctGGGAATATCCAACCTATATCGGATAGGAGGGAACCGAATGTCCCAGCGGTCAAAGTTGATAGAACAGCTACTTTGGATGGGGAAACTATACCTTTGAATAGAGGCATCAACATCGGTGAAGAAACTGATGGAGAAGTGACGACTCCCGGATCGAGCTATTCggagaatgacgatgataatgagaatgagacCCCAATCGATGATAGAGAGAGAATAATCAATATCAAGACTTGTCCTCTATGCCATCGACCTAGATTAGGTAAGAAGTCAGAACAAGATATCGTCACGCACCTTGCTGTCTGTGCGTCGGCAGATTGGTCGAGAGTCGATCGGATCGTCACTGCCAATTATGTTACCTCGTCCCAAGCCCAAAGGAAATTCTTAAGTAAGATTGTGAATAAGGTGGCTATTGGAAGTTATGCTTTGGGAGCGAATAGTGCGAATATACTGGTGCAGGATAGGAGGACTGGGCAGTtgcaagaagagaagatggct GTATATGTACGATTGGGAATTAGGGTGTTGTATAAAGGTGCCAAAGGTCAGATGCATAGTGtgaggg CCCGTAAATTACTCAAATCATTATCCGTCAAACAAGGTCTCAAGTACGATTCACCCTCATCCGCAGTGGACATACCAGGATTTATCGCATTCCATAATCTAGATACCGAAGAGATCTTAGATCCATTAGATTCGTTCAAAAACTTCAATGAGTTCTTCTATCGAAAGTTGAAACCTGCTGCTAGACCTGTAGAGGAACCTGAGAATGATGGACGATTGGTATCGTGTGCGGATTGTAGGATGATGGCTTTTGAGACTGTTCATGAAGCTACGCAAATTTGGATTAAAGGAAGGGAATTTACGGTGGGAAGGTTGTTGGGTCCGAATTATAAGGATGTAGCGGGTCGGTACGAAGGTGGAGGATTAGCTATCTTCAG ACTCGCTCCTCAAGATTATCACCGATTCCATTCGCCTGTCAAAGGGAAGATAGgcaagatgacgatgattgatggtgaatatTATACTGTCAACCCGCAAGCTATCAGGACGACTTTAGATGTGTATGGTGAGAACGTCAGGAAAATCGTACCGATTCAGAGTGAAGAGTTTGGTATGATCATGACTGTCTGGGTCGGTGCGATGA TGGTTGGAAGTATCCTGACGACCGTCGAAGAAGGTCAGGAAGTCAATCGAGCTGATGAATTGGGTTATTTCGCTTTCG GCGGATCAACCATCGTATGTCTATTCGAGAAGGGAGCtatgaaatgggatgaagatctcTTGCAGAATGGTAGAGCTAGTATAGAAACCTTGGTCAGGATGGGCATGGGCATTGGGAGAAGTACGAAGAAATCTAATGGCGGCAGTTTGAGTTCGAGCGTGAGCGGTGTTTCGACACCTGCTGAGAAGATGTGA
- a CDS encoding peptidyl-prolyl cis-trans isomerase H has protein sequence MASSLDPPAGVTRPVVFFDVSIGDTPAGRIKMELFSDITPKTAENFRQLCTGEHRVNSIPQGYKKATFHRIPQFMIQGGDFIRNDGTGSFSIYGAQFEDENFKVKHTGPGLLSMANSGPGTNGCQFFITCAPAEFLDGKHCVFGRVIDGLLTVRKIENVPTGANNRPKLVVRITECGEM, from the exons ATGGCATCCTCACTCGACCCACCAGCAGGTGTGACCCGACCGGTAGTTTTCTTTGATGTCAGTATTGGAGATACCCCAGCGGGGAGGATAAAAATGG AGCTGTTCAGCGACATAACACCAAA GACAGCCGAGAATTTCAGACAGTTATGTACGGGTGAACATCG AGTCAACTCGATACCGCAGGGATATAAGAAAGCGACTTTCCacag AATCCCCCAATTCATGATTCAAGGAGGTGATTTTATACGTAACGACGGTACAGGTTCTTTCTCGATATACGGCGCtcaatttgaagatgagaatttCAAAGTGAAACATACCGGACCGGGTCTGTTGAGTATG GCTAATTCCGGTCCTGGTACGAATGGATGTCAA TTCTTCATCACCTGCGCACCAGCAGAATTCTTAGATGGTAAACACTGTGTATTCGGACGAGTGATCGATGGTTTATTGACCGTAAGGAAAATCGAGAACGTACCTACCGGAGCTAACAATAG ACCAAAATTGGTAGTAAGGATAACAGAATGTGGTGAGATGTAG